From the genome of Vitis riparia cultivar Riparia Gloire de Montpellier isolate 1030 chromosome 2, EGFV_Vit.rip_1.0, whole genome shotgun sequence, one region includes:
- the LOC117906482 gene encoding flavin-containing monooxygenase FMO GS-OX-like 3 isoform X1 — MSSSISAFKSCNVAVIGAGPGGLVAARELRREGHKAVVFERQAQVGVTWVYQPSVEADPLASDPSRTIVHSSLYPSLRTNLPREVMGFRDYPFLSPGLAHRDSRRFPGHREVLHYINDFTTEFGLTDLIRFEVEEVYTGLGADGKWRLRSRRGNDEEVDEIFDAVVVCNGHHTEPRIAEIHGIDAWPGKQMHSHNYRIPEPFRDQVVILIGNAFSAVDISRDIARVAKEVHVASRSVDDSMLGKQPGYDNMWLHPMVESVHRDGTVIFQDGSGVLADVIMHCTGYEYYFPFLDTNGIVTVDDNRVGPLYKHIFPPALAPGLSFVGLPWMAPLFAVFELQSQWIAGVLSGRIGLPSHEEMMKDVEAFYLSLEAYGTPMRYTHKIGDYEFEYIDWVAAACGLPRLEEWRKKMYHAVFVNNSNQRHIVMNGKTRTW, encoded by the exons ATGTCATCCTCAATTTCCGCATTTAAATCATGTAACGTAGCCGTTATTGGAGCTGGCCCAGGGGGCTTAGTTGCAGCCCGGGAACTCCGTCGGGAAGGCCACAAGGCCGTTGTCTTCGAGCGCCAAGCTCAAGTGGGTGTCACCTGGGTGTACCAACCCAGCGTGGAAGCAGACCCACTCGCGTCCGACCCATCTCGAACCATCGTCCACTCCAGCCTCTACCCGTCTCTCCGCACCAACCTCCCCAGAGAAGTCATGGGGTTTCGAGACTACCCCTTCCTGTCCCCGGGTTTAGCCCATAGGGACTCGAGAAGGTTCCCGGGTCATCGAGAGGTTTTGCATTATATCAATGATTTCACCACCGAGTTTGGACTCACTGATTTGATCCGCTTCGAGGTGGAGGAGGTTTATACAGGGCTGGGTGCGGATGGGAAGTGGAGGTTGAGATCCAGAAGGGGAAATGATGAGGAAGTCGACGAGATTTTTGATGCTGTGGTTGTCTGCAATGGGCATCACACTGAGCCCCGTATCGCCGAAATTCACG GCATTGATGCATGGCCGGGGAAGCAAATGCATAGCCACAATTATCGTATTCCTGAGCCCTTCCGAGATCAA GTTGTAATTTTGATAGGAAATGCTTTTAGTGCCGTTGATATCTCTAGGGACATTGCTCGAGTTGCTAAAGAAGTTCATGTTGCGTCTAGATCGGTAGATGACAGTATGTTGGGAAAGCAGCCTGGCTATGATAATATGTGGCTTCATCCTATG GTCGAAAGTGTCCACAGAGATGGTACAGTGATATTTCAGGATGGAAGCGGGGTTCTTGCTGATGTGATTATGCACTGCACAGG ATACGAGTATTATTTCCCTTTTCTTGATACCAATGGCATCGTAACTGTGGATGATAATCGTGTGGGGCCATTATACAAGCACATTTTTCCACCAGCTTTGGCTCCAGGGCTTTCCTTTGTTGGGTTACCATGGATG GCTCCCCTTTTCGCAGTGTTTGAATTGCAAAGCCAATGGATAGCAGGCGTTCTATCTGGTCGGATTGGACTCCCATCACATGAGGAGATGATGAAGGATGTTGAAGCCTTTTACTTGTCGCTCGAAGCTTATGGCACGCCTATGCGATATACTCATAAAATTGGTGATTATGAG TTCGAGTACATTGATTGGGTTGCTGCTGCGTGTGGGCTTCCAAGACTTGAAGAATGGAGAAAGAAAATGTATCATGCAGTTTTCGTCAACAACTCCAACCAGAGACATATCGTGATGAATGGGAAGACGAGGACTTGGTGA
- the LOC117906482 gene encoding flavin-containing monooxygenase FMO GS-OX-like 3 isoform X2, giving the protein MSSSISAFKSCNVAVIGAGPGGLVAARELRREGHKAVVFERQAQVGVTWVYQPSVEADPLASDPSRTIVHSSLYPSLRTNLPREVMGFRDYPFLSPGLAHRDSRRFPGHREVLHYINDFTTEFGLTDLIRFEVEEVYTGLGADGKWRLRSRRGNDEEVDEIFDAVVVCNGHHTEPRIAEIHGNSSSAKFLALLFFFSSVSLGIDAWPGKQMHSHNYRIPEPFRDQVVILIGNAFSAVDISRDIARVAKEVHVASRSVDDSMLGKQPGYDNMWLHPMVESVHRDGTVIFQDGSGVLADVIMHCTGYEYYFPFLDTNGIVTVDDNRVGPLYKHIFPPALAPGLSFVGLPWMVHF; this is encoded by the exons ATGTCATCCTCAATTTCCGCATTTAAATCATGTAACGTAGCCGTTATTGGAGCTGGCCCAGGGGGCTTAGTTGCAGCCCGGGAACTCCGTCGGGAAGGCCACAAGGCCGTTGTCTTCGAGCGCCAAGCTCAAGTGGGTGTCACCTGGGTGTACCAACCCAGCGTGGAAGCAGACCCACTCGCGTCCGACCCATCTCGAACCATCGTCCACTCCAGCCTCTACCCGTCTCTCCGCACCAACCTCCCCAGAGAAGTCATGGGGTTTCGAGACTACCCCTTCCTGTCCCCGGGTTTAGCCCATAGGGACTCGAGAAGGTTCCCGGGTCATCGAGAGGTTTTGCATTATATCAATGATTTCACCACCGAGTTTGGACTCACTGATTTGATCCGCTTCGAGGTGGAGGAGGTTTATACAGGGCTGGGTGCGGATGGGAAGTGGAGGTTGAGATCCAGAAGGGGAAATGATGAGGAAGTCGACGAGATTTTTGATGCTGTGGTTGTCTGCAATGGGCATCACACTGAGCCCCGTATCGCCGAAATTCACGGTAATTCTTC TTCTGCAAAATTTTTGgccttactattttttttctcttctgtaTCCTTAGGCATTGATGCATGGCCGGGGAAGCAAATGCATAGCCACAATTATCGTATTCCTGAGCCCTTCCGAGATCAA GTTGTAATTTTGATAGGAAATGCTTTTAGTGCCGTTGATATCTCTAGGGACATTGCTCGAGTTGCTAAAGAAGTTCATGTTGCGTCTAGATCGGTAGATGACAGTATGTTGGGAAAGCAGCCTGGCTATGATAATATGTGGCTTCATCCTATG GTCGAAAGTGTCCACAGAGATGGTACAGTGATATTTCAGGATGGAAGCGGGGTTCTTGCTGATGTGATTATGCACTGCACAGG ATACGAGTATTATTTCCCTTTTCTTGATACCAATGGCATCGTAACTGTGGATGATAATCGTGTGGGGCCATTATACAAGCACATTTTTCCACCAGCTTTGGCTCCAGGGCTTTCCTTTGTTGGGTTACCATGGATGGTTCATTTCtaa
- the LOC117906777 gene encoding uncharacterized protein LOC117906777, which translates to MKMVGFGCDIPHWLEILLGEKFFNACVVHECAKKNEKNIFCLDCCTSICPHCLLPHRHHRLLQIRRYVYHDVIRLDDAQELMDCSLVQSYTTNSAKVVFLNQRPMSRPFRGSGNLCYTCERSLQDPYLFCSLACKVHHTMNVKGSATKHLHNFEFLPLPDRARGETFSELDDRQMTPESVLDSPVSLRTSSGSSSTGGALSCRALACTATTEFVKKKRSSVSVPRSPFRPIFSPASDNAGGINRRKGVPHRSPLH; encoded by the exons atgaaaatg GTTGGTTTTGGTTGTGATATTCCTCACTGGCTTGAAATTCTTCTGGGGGAGAAGTTCTTTAACGCGTGTGTGGTTCATGAGTGCGCTAAGAAGAACGAGAAGAACATCTTTTGCTTGGACTGTTGCACCAGCATCTGCCCCCACTGTTTGCTCCCTCACCGCCATCACCGCCTTCTACAG ATACGGAGGTACGTTTATCACGACGTTATACGGTTGGATGATGCTCAAGAGCTGATGGATTGTTCTCTTGTTCAA TCATACACAACAAACAGTGCAAAAGTGGTGTTTTTGAACCAAAGGCCTATGTCTCGGCCCTTTAGAGGGTCCGGCAACCTCTGCTACACCTGCGAACGAAGCTTGCAAGACCCATATCTCTTCTGCTCTCTCGCATGCAAG GTTCATCACACGATGAACGTCAAAGGTAGTGCCACAAAACACCTCCACAACTTTGAATTCCTTCCATTACCTGATAGAGCACGAGGCGAGACCTTTTCCGAGCTCGACGACCGCCAAATGACCCCAGAATCCGTCCTCGACTCCCCTGTTTCTCTCCGAACTTCGTCTGGCTCGAGCTCCACCGGCGGTGCCTTGAGTTGCAGAGCGCTGGCCTGCACTGCCACCACCGAGTTCGTGAAGAAAAAGCGCAGCAGCGTCTCTGTACCTCGGTCCCCTTTCCGTCCGATCTTCTCACCGGCGTCAGACAACGCCGGTGGAATAAACAGGAGAAAGGGTGTCCCTCACCGATCGCCGCTGCACTGA